The stretch of DNA GACTCCTCATTAGATTCGACCAAGTGGCGGTGCATTTAGACGACGGAACGAAGCTGTACCAGCAGATTTATGAGATCTTTGACGTGACGGTGGTGCAACCACGGCGCTTCATCTGTCACGATTTGGCACCTTACCACCGACCGGAGCCAAATTCACCTGACCATGTGTTCAGGTACGCGGACTTCCTCAGCTACCTGGGCGTCCTGCAGACGCTGCCTTTGGACGCCTTGCAGCGTCTCCCGAAGCCCCTCTGATGGCCCAAATGGCATACAATACTCCAGGATTCCTCTCCTGCCCGACGACCTTGATGATGATGTGGCTGTGCAAGATGACAGCGATCGTGCCGTGTGGCAGTTACACCAAATTTGCATTACCTGGGCAGGTGTGTTTCTGCCTCCACTTCTCCGCTGGATTTAATGCCAGTCGCGTTTTTAACGAGAGCTGACTGAAAAGTTTGCACTTTTGTAAGAGCTCTTTTTCAAGTAACtactgatttttaattatataagtGAAAGAGTTTAAACTGTGAAATAGgcatacaataaaattaaaagttatttgacTTAATTGTGATTTCTTACATTtagtatatatactttaaaaattctaataaaaatataagagCATATTTTGTAATGACATTGAAAGATTAAAATAAGTTACTCATAAattctatttaataaatttaaatatcattgAAGAATAGTTATCCTGACATTTTTCAAGCGCATTTCGCATTCTATTTAAACTATGCAGAAGTGCTAGAGACAAAGGCGTAGGCCAAAAGGGGTAAAACTAATAGTTTCactaaaatttcaaaatttcttaAACGTTGGTGCAACACATGACAGCTTTAAGCTCAAACATTCTACAGAACCTTAAGCCCAAATACCTCTTTGTGTAGACACCCCTGTTTTCCATCTTATTACACTTCCCCAGTGATTTTCGAAACAATTTCCTCATCAGCGGTAACTGTGAACCACATTTCCAgcatcgtcgtcgtcatcctGGCCACATCACCTTGTTTCGGTTTGGAATGCTCGCGGCGGTGCTCCTGAGCTCTGCACACACACTTTCCGCCTGTCaaacacccaaccacccacccacctaCCCACCCACCTACCCACCCACCTGGATTTTCCGCCCACACTGGCACACACCTGGCGTCGctgggaaattgaaaatgtttgttGCTGCGGCAAGAGTCTGCAAAGTTGGCAAATCGAGATTGCAGTTTGCTGTGACGATGATGTTTACGAGGCGAATATTCCCGGTTGCGTTTTGGGCTAATAACTGCAAACAGCAGAAGGCCCTAAAAGAAACATTTGCATAATTAACAATGTGGTGGGGGAATAGATGCTTAAATGGCTGAAAAGAAATACTAAAGACGCAGTAAGGATGGAAAACATAATTTCCTAATGCTCTCAACACTTTGAGGTTTAAAAAACGTGAGAATGCTTGCCCATGTGTGTGCAACctgttattaaaatcataaatctgCATTAAGCGAGGAGTCTGTGTGGGCAAACAAAACGGCTTTATCAGCTAGGCAACGCATTTTTCATGCTTTTTTGCCatacataaatttattttagacgCTCGTTCGTctcttttttaataaactctCGCTGAATTTCACCGCCCCTAAGCCTCGCGCAGGGCTTATGTCCTGAAAGGAGTCCTTTAATTCATTTTCCATACACACACAGACTAAAAAAAACAGcgagaaattattaaaaaccacTTTAATATATCTTCTTTGTCACTTTTGCAGGCTCTCAAGGAGAATAGGATGTGGATGCCGGGCTTACGAAAAGCCCTTGTTGACTGACAGCGCAGGCTTTAAATTGTGCTTGCCTTGGACTCGCAAAAAGAAGGGTTAAGAAGTGTCGAAAAGTAGCAGTTTAAGTTATAatgaaaattgtaataaaaaactggttttatttttcttccattattttattattattagtccTTAGTTAGCCTTTGCTTGGATTGAATGGTGAGGGGTTGAAATCAAAGGGATTTCGtcctggtggtggtggcggccTCCAAACTCTTGCCTCGCAGAgaaatttttcgaaaatagTCAAATATATGACTAAGAACAGCGTAAACTGAAGATTTTTCATCTTTTAAATCAACTAAACACTGCCACTGAAATGCCATCCATATTTATACCCAGTATATTCATGGAAATGTGATTCCCAGTCTGATAATGACTTAACAGCTCTATCTGTAATATACAGAGGGggttttttagatttattccCCCAACAggggattttttaatttcctaaaGACAGATTATAAAGAACATATCAGCTAGGCTGGAATAAATCTATGCATTACTCAGTACATATTCctccaaaaaaatttgtattgtaatgatatgaaatttatttttatatatataggaaTAATTGAATTCCATCAAAATGCTAGTCGAAGCGGAAAATTACTGGCATAATTGGCCAAAGTTGAAGTGCCCTATTACCGTGTCAGTTTGATTTGGCCGAGGGAAGAATTCCCCAGAAACTGTAGCTGTAGCTATCGATTTTGTAGTTGCCCATTTTGtggaaaaaagagaagaatTGCAAGAGTGAAGGATGAAAcagacacaaaaaaaagttcaaaattacAACGCATAGTTGCGGTCAATTGTTAGTGCAAAATACCCCAAACAATTAGAAACCACAATTGCTGTTCTGGCCAAGGGAGaacttttcatttttcccGGCCCGAGTGCAGGCTGCAGTTTCCACCGACCACCGACCATCCCCTTCATTCTGGGTGGTTTTCCGGGTGCAAATGCATTCTGAGGTTAATGCTCGCAGCCAAACGAAGGGCGAACCCACTTCAGCTCCAAAGTTCGGTTTATAAACTTGCCCGGGCATTGCTGTCCTGCCAGTACATTTGgcaaattttctttctttctcctCGGAGCTCAACTTTCCCGTTGCAGCTGCAGTTTTCCACTCCGCTCCCCTGCTCCTTTGCCGTCCCTCTGTCAAGTGAGGCGGACATAATGCGATTTTAATACAGATTTCGCCCGACTTCTCCGACTCCTCCCACTTTCCATTGGCCCCGAGGACCGAAGACTGAAGTCTGTCATGTTGCATGACACTCCCCATTGGGAAGGAGTGCGAGTGTATGTAATTTATAAGCCCTTAACCGTTTATTTGCTGGCCAAAACCTGCCACATTTCGGTCCAATTCCAATCGCTTGATATATgttatatacctatatatatgGTCCACAACTGCGTATTTGGCAGAGCACTTAAGCCGCTTACCGCTTTTGCTCATTTTGCAAAAGTTACCCTGACTTTTGTGCAATTGAATAATTAGTTGGcagatttgaaaattaaatgagtTGAGGATTGGCAAGTAACTATGAAATTTACGAGCTAGTAAAGTAGACATCTGGGCCAGTTAATTAGCTTTTATTGGGTAATTAATGCATGTTACAAATGCAGGCACAAAGTAACAAAATTGTCGTTTATTAGGCTTCAACAACTATTACAGAATTACCAGGCaagtaaatattaatgaacAAATTTGCAGTAGCGGATctagaaattatatttaattttaataatattttaagatcaaATGAAATATGACGTATGTATAATCTATATTCAGTTTTTTCATGCACTGCGgcatatattaattaataatttttatattttaaaaaatgttcttttttcattgacataataattattaaaaaaaaacttaaagtaaACACGGCTAacattatatataatatttcctatctttaatatagaaactattttcttttgaatttaatttttaaaatgccatTCTAAATTTAATAAGCTGACATATTTTGGTTCTAATCTCCTTTTTCTATCAGTGTAGTGGATTTTGGAGTACCAGAGATCCTTTGTAAAGTAAACCTCAACCGATTGCCCCACTTTTGGCTGCTTTCACCAACTCGGTGCGGTACTTCACCTTCAACTCGTtccctctttttttgttttttagtgtGTCGGCGGCTGAGCACTTTAGCccaaccaaagccaaagccgaaCTCAAACGCCAACGGTTTTTGGATGGGCGTTGGGCGGGTGTTGAGCATTCGTGGGTGCTTCATGCTTTTACAATCCTATTAAAGTATCAGACAATCTAATCAACGGCAGGCGGCAGCTCAAAAACCGCGCGTCCTGCACACGCGCTAAACGTTGCCAAAAAGCGACGACCGCAGACAGGACGAAAGCTCAGCTTGGGTGGGTGGTCCTTTGgggagtgggcggtgggcggtggatCCGCAATTGCTGACGCCATGGCTGCTTGTTGAcagcccctccccctcccaaGCTTCGCCAGTCCCCAAGCATTCGGTCTACAACTAAACACGCAGATAGACAAGCAgatagcaacaacagcaatcaCTAGAATGCCAACAATGGCACCAAACAACAATCGCATTACAAGGCAAAATGTCCAGTAAAACAGGCGGAGGCAGAGTCGACTATTTGATGGCTATTGGGGGGCCGGCTGCCCAGGGAAGATATAGGGAAGATGGATCCCACTTTCTCGACCAGAGCGGATGTCGTGAGAATTAAAGCTCACATTGTGCGAAATAATATCACGAAATCTATTGGgaattattgaaaattttaaatgtatttgtataacttaataaatagAAGTTTTTGTAAGCAACAACacttttatatactttatatacttttaaattaattttggacCTCTATAATGGAATGAAATATATGATTTAAGTCAGGAACCGAAAACAATCATTTATTtcttcaaacaaaaaaaattgcccaCTTATAATACAAAGAAAtgtcgttgtgaaccggaaaagtaaactAGTTTGACTAAAATCTGACCTTTGAATcgggggtggcccacttgggagATTTTGACTCATATGCAAATCTACATTTCGAcaagtaaataaattcttgggtattttattataaaacaagagagaacgctacagatcttaaaaattgtattataattACAAATCAGTAAAAGATATAGTTCAATTATTTCAAGGCTATTCAACCTTAATCCTTTTCATCCTGGCATGATCTCCCCAACTTTTTCAGGACTCACGCACACATCTCCGCACGTGACTGTTGCTGTCGGAGTCTCATTGTTGGTTCGGTCTGcgtcagtttaatttgaaTACACTTAAGTGTGTT from Drosophila takahashii strain IR98-3 E-12201 chromosome 2R, DtakHiC1v2, whole genome shotgun sequence encodes:
- the Mtkl gene encoding uncharacterized protein Mtkl, which codes for MKNLQFTLFLVIYLTIFEKFLCEARVWRPPPPPGRNPFDFNPSPFNPSKG